A single region of the Nitrosomonas sp. Is79A3 genome encodes:
- a CDS encoding multicopper oxidase domain-containing protein encodes MPIHIFIALLTFFMLMSATIAQASLKLPETVKVDPAALTAEPACDPKISPAWREAQEIEGVKIEASPGCSPDNPAWIAAAVKGTNHISMDTLMKTGLSPDAIIKTDDLDGDGDPDRIIIKLEIMELNGKSPDFPGLVPTFDIAPGIQPGAWVFAPKTSGMSTENFESVRANPLLRLPSPVIRVEVGDIVQIVLENTHYFPHSIHLHGVDHPFSHKDHGGNDGVPQTSERELMPGERRIYEFQARQPGTMFYHCHVQTHTHLAMGLAGMIVVEENKPNNWLQTLNIGAGHVRHPSVAVREQFDQEYDLHYHAMDKELSDIIQKYNDPRLIARDMNQRYDITDSTEDYYTLNGLSFPYTLRESLIIVEPDQKIKLRLLNSGGELIAVHTHGHHATITHYDGVEHNPVAQIMRDVFDMVPAQRLDLKLETIDDGKHSYGEGDWLIHDHREKGITTNGMAEGGSMSSIVYKSYLNGDGLPKVSHFGIDLNKYFTKEYYERRLPVWQDLDAWASLGSPAGQIGVDAATQTSLLNALYGLLAGLLLYLIFAKREQIKQCAVAAVSRLKSPKGSNQ; translated from the coding sequence ATGCCTATCCATATTTTTATTGCCCTATTAACCTTCTTCATGCTGATGTCAGCAACGATTGCTCAGGCCTCTCTGAAACTGCCTGAAACAGTAAAAGTTGATCCGGCAGCGTTAACCGCTGAACCGGCGTGCGATCCGAAGATTTCTCCTGCATGGCGGGAAGCCCAGGAAATTGAAGGGGTCAAAATTGAAGCATCACCGGGTTGCAGCCCGGATAACCCCGCTTGGATTGCCGCCGCGGTTAAAGGAACCAACCACATATCGATGGATACATTGATGAAAACGGGTCTTTCACCTGATGCCATCATTAAAACCGATGATTTGGATGGTGACGGTGATCCCGACCGGATTATCATCAAACTGGAAATCATGGAACTGAATGGCAAATCGCCCGATTTCCCAGGATTGGTCCCAACGTTTGATATCGCTCCTGGCATACAACCCGGTGCCTGGGTTTTTGCGCCGAAAACCAGCGGTATGTCGACAGAAAATTTTGAGAGCGTCAGAGCCAATCCTTTATTAAGACTTCCTTCACCGGTTATTCGCGTTGAAGTTGGAGATATTGTACAAATCGTTTTGGAAAATACGCATTATTTTCCGCACAGTATCCATTTACATGGTGTAGATCATCCATTCTCACATAAAGATCATGGCGGAAATGATGGTGTACCACAAACCAGTGAAAGGGAATTGATGCCCGGAGAACGGCGTATCTATGAATTTCAAGCACGCCAGCCGGGTACCATGTTTTATCACTGTCATGTGCAAACGCATACCCATTTAGCGATGGGGCTTGCCGGGATGATAGTTGTTGAAGAAAACAAACCGAATAATTGGCTGCAAACCTTAAATATTGGCGCGGGACATGTTCGCCATCCTTCCGTTGCCGTGCGCGAGCAATTCGATCAGGAATATGATCTGCACTATCACGCGATGGATAAGGAATTGAGTGACATTATTCAAAAATATAACGATCCGCGACTCATCGCACGCGATATGAATCAACGTTATGACATCACCGATTCAACCGAGGATTACTATACTTTGAACGGCTTATCTTTCCCCTACACGCTAAGGGAATCTCTGATCATTGTTGAGCCGGATCAGAAAATCAAACTACGCCTGCTGAACAGTGGCGGTGAACTGATCGCCGTCCATACACACGGTCACCATGCCACAATTACGCATTACGACGGTGTGGAGCATAACCCGGTTGCACAGATCATGCGTGATGTTTTTGATATGGTGCCAGCGCAGCGTCTTGACCTAAAATTAGAAACCATCGATGATGGCAAACACAGCTATGGCGAAGGCGATTGGCTGATTCATGACCACCGGGAAAAAGGAATTACCACGAACGGCATGGCGGAAGGCGGCAGCATGAGCTCCATTGTTTACAAATCCTATCTGAATGGAGATGGTTTACCCAAGGTAAGTCACTTTGGCATCGATTTAAACAAATATTTCACCAAAGAATATTACGAACGCAGGCTCCCGGTGTGGCAAGACCTTGATGCATGGGCAAGTCTGGGTTCGCCTGCCGGACAGATAGGTGTTGATGCTGCGACACAAACTTCGCTACTCAATGCGCTCTATGGATTGTTGGCAGGGCTTTTACTCTATTTAATTTTCGCTAAACGGGAACAAATCAAACAATGCGCTGTTGCAGCGGTTTCACGTCTAAAAAGCCCAAAAGGGAGTAACCAATAA
- a CDS encoding efflux RND transporter periplasmic adaptor subunit: MNRAIPVTFIAVKPVSMPVSLETIAQTEGAKEIEIRPRVGGVLYKRLYTEGMTVEAGQSLFLIDPEPFQNALAEAKAGLLEQNVRVLRAKSEENRQRQLLAENFVSQRAYDMAQADLAIAESALQAAKARVQQAELNLSYTTVKAPVNGVTGRALFSEGALVSANNSLLTTLTQLSPIWVRFSFSDNEVAQFGGHLNEKNVRSVSMILPDGSEYQQEGKLNFAASKIDPLLGTQQLRATFENSDQRILPGQFVRVRVTAGESRAVYVVPQVAVLTSDLGRYVYVINENNAVMQRPVVAGNWIGKDWIILDGLNAGDRVAIDNMIKLTPGKAVDPQLRDTLPSAQSNAGSTN, from the coding sequence ATGAATCGAGCCATACCGGTTACATTTATCGCTGTAAAACCGGTCAGCATGCCGGTTAGCCTGGAAACGATTGCGCAAACCGAAGGCGCCAAAGAAATTGAAATCCGGCCGCGAGTCGGAGGAGTTCTATATAAGCGGCTATATACAGAGGGTATGACGGTTGAGGCTGGACAATCCTTATTTTTAATTGATCCGGAACCCTTTCAGAATGCTTTGGCTGAAGCCAAGGCAGGGTTACTTGAACAGAATGTTCGTGTCTTGCGCGCAAAAAGTGAGGAAAATCGCCAGCGGCAATTACTGGCTGAGAACTTTGTCAGTCAACGTGCCTATGATATGGCGCAAGCGGATCTGGCTATTGCGGAATCAGCCTTACAAGCTGCAAAAGCGCGTGTTCAACAGGCGGAACTTAATCTTTCCTATACCACGGTCAAAGCACCGGTGAATGGAGTGACGGGGCGTGCTCTTTTCTCCGAGGGTGCGCTGGTGTCCGCCAATAACAGTTTGTTGACAACATTGACCCAACTCTCTCCAATCTGGGTGCGATTTAGTTTTTCAGACAATGAAGTGGCGCAATTCGGCGGTCATTTAAATGAAAAAAATGTACGCAGTGTCAGCATGATTTTGCCCGATGGGTCTGAGTATCAGCAGGAAGGTAAACTCAATTTTGCCGCCAGTAAAATCGACCCGTTACTCGGTACACAACAATTGCGCGCAACCTTTGAAAATAGCGATCAGCGCATTTTGCCCGGTCAATTTGTGCGTGTGCGGGTTACCGCGGGAGAATCCCGAGCTGTTTACGTGGTGCCGCAGGTTGCGGTGCTGACTTCGGATCTGGGGCGATATGTTTATGTCATCAATGAGAACAATGCAGTGATGCAGCGCCCTGTCGTTGCAGGTAATTGGATCGGAAAGGATTGGATCATTCTGGATGGATTGAATGCAGGGGATAGAGTGGCTATAGACAATATGATCAAATTAACGCCCGGCAAAGCGGTTGATCCTCAGTTGCGGGATACGTTACCTTCTGCTCAATCAAATGCTGGATCCACTAATTAA
- a CDS encoding multidrug efflux RND transporter permease subunit, producing the protein MARFFITRPIFASVLSIIIVLAGLAAATQLPIEQYPRITPPTVIVTATFPGASAETMIKTVAAPIEEKLSAIEGLLYFNSSADSSGRLTITITFEIGTDIDRATFNVSNEVNTALARLPDEVRRTGITVQKRSNDLLLVFAITSKDPKHTPLFLSNFITINILDDMRRASGVGEARIFGAQDYSMRIWLRPDRMAQLGITTTDIASAIRAQNAQQAIGKIGQEPALADQQLVYTVTAKGRLLEPEQFENIILRSGGPRGVLYLKDVARIELGAQDYATRTLLNGEPGLGIGIFLRSGANALDTAAAVKARMIELKQYFPEGMEYVISYDTSVFVKESIWEVVKTLGEAMLLVVLVVYLFLQSWRATLIPIIAIPISLIGTFAGLWLLGYSINTLTLFAMVLSIGIVVDDAIVVLENIERLMSQEKLSPVDAAIKAMQQVSSAVVAMTMVLVAVFIPVAFLGGIAGELYQQFAVTVAVAGVISGIVALTLTPTLCAVLLRPAHRQFVFFTWFNAHFERARKFYVGMVGLSLRHVARSALIFLVMIAGLVYLVKNIPESFVPPEDQGYVIASVILPDGATLARTVRTADAINAEMAKESAVAFQFAVNGLDFIGGGNKTNVSTMFIRLKDWSERTTTATDIVKKLFLIGAQQPDGLAIAFNPPAIRGLGSTGGFELFVQSRTNSETAQLASVVNELVQTLKQEPKLATVNTFLRTSVPQYFVEVDEAKAIAQGVSIADIYATLQSTMGSFYVNDFNRSGRTYRVQLQAEAAYRMKAEDLGKVYVRSESGSMIPLSALSTVKHIVGAEQLERFNGLLSAKIMGSGASGVSSGDAIALVESIAARTLPEGYQIAWTGAAFQEKKMGSAAIFAFSLAVVMVFLILAAQFETWALPLAVIMAIPFAMVGALVAILLRDMPNDIYFQIGMVTLIGLTAKNAILLVEFANQRMKEGVAIKQAAIQSAQLRFRPIVMTSMAFILGVVPLVIATGAGSAARQSMGTGVFGGMIMATLIATIFVPLFFSWFVSKQGPKQPGNKQYIPKQPALSFKPVKKIQN; encoded by the coding sequence ATGGCCAGATTCTTTATTACCCGACCGATTTTTGCTTCGGTTCTGTCGATTATTATAGTTCTAGCAGGATTGGCTGCGGCAACGCAATTACCAATCGAACAGTATCCTAGGATCACACCGCCAACGGTTATTGTGACGGCAACATTTCCGGGTGCAAGTGCGGAGACCATGATAAAAACCGTGGCTGCACCGATCGAGGAGAAACTCAGCGCAATTGAAGGCTTGTTGTACTTTAATTCCAGTGCAGACTCAAGCGGCCGTCTGACGATTACCATCACTTTTGAAATTGGAACCGATATTGACCGGGCTACTTTCAATGTCAGCAATGAAGTCAATACCGCCTTGGCACGTTTGCCCGATGAAGTGAGGCGCACCGGCATTACCGTTCAGAAACGTTCCAACGATCTGTTACTGGTCTTTGCGATAACTTCCAAAGATCCGAAGCATACACCGCTATTCTTGAGTAATTTCATTACGATCAATATCTTGGATGATATGAGACGCGCCAGTGGTGTGGGGGAAGCCCGGATTTTTGGCGCACAGGACTATTCCATGCGGATTTGGTTGCGGCCTGACCGGATGGCGCAGTTGGGTATTACAACCACTGACATTGCAAGTGCCATCCGGGCGCAGAATGCGCAGCAAGCCATCGGGAAAATAGGTCAGGAACCGGCCTTGGCGGATCAACAATTGGTTTATACCGTGACCGCGAAAGGGCGGTTATTAGAACCTGAACAATTTGAGAATATTATCTTGCGTTCAGGCGGGCCGCGCGGGGTACTCTATCTTAAAGATGTGGCGCGAATTGAGTTGGGTGCGCAAGACTATGCGACGCGTACTTTGCTTAACGGCGAGCCTGGACTAGGGATTGGTATTTTTCTGCGTTCTGGCGCCAATGCGCTGGATACTGCAGCAGCCGTTAAGGCCAGGATGATTGAGCTGAAGCAATATTTTCCGGAAGGCATGGAATACGTTATTTCCTATGATACTAGCGTGTTCGTCAAAGAATCGATCTGGGAAGTGGTAAAAACTCTGGGAGAAGCCATGTTGTTGGTGGTCCTGGTAGTTTACTTGTTTCTGCAGAGCTGGCGCGCCACGTTGATTCCGATCATTGCCATCCCGATTTCCTTGATCGGCACATTTGCCGGATTATGGTTACTGGGCTACTCGATCAATACGTTGACGCTGTTTGCGATGGTGCTTTCGATCGGCATTGTGGTCGATGATGCGATTGTCGTGCTGGAAAATATCGAACGGCTGATGTCGCAGGAAAAGTTGTCGCCGGTTGATGCCGCCATCAAAGCGATGCAGCAGGTATCCAGTGCCGTGGTGGCGATGACCATGGTTCTGGTGGCGGTTTTTATCCCGGTTGCTTTTCTCGGCGGTATCGCAGGGGAGTTGTACCAGCAGTTTGCCGTGACAGTAGCTGTCGCCGGAGTTATTTCCGGTATTGTCGCTTTAACGCTGACGCCTACGTTGTGTGCAGTATTACTCCGGCCCGCACACCGTCAATTTGTTTTTTTTACCTGGTTTAACGCGCATTTTGAGCGTGCACGGAAGTTCTATGTGGGTATGGTTGGTTTGAGTTTGCGCCATGTGGCCAGAAGCGCGCTGATATTTCTGGTGATGATTGCTGGTCTGGTTTATTTGGTAAAAAATATTCCGGAAAGCTTTGTTCCGCCGGAAGATCAAGGTTATGTTATAGCGTCAGTGATCTTGCCTGATGGTGCAACACTGGCGAGAACAGTCAGAACGGCGGATGCCATCAATGCCGAGATGGCAAAAGAATCTGCCGTGGCTTTTCAGTTCGCGGTCAATGGATTGGATTTTATTGGCGGTGGCAATAAAACCAATGTTTCGACCATGTTCATCCGTTTAAAGGATTGGTCAGAACGCACCACAACTGCTACGGATATTGTGAAAAAGTTGTTTCTGATCGGCGCGCAACAACCGGATGGTTTGGCGATAGCCTTTAATCCACCGGCGATACGTGGCTTGGGTAGTACGGGCGGCTTTGAACTATTTGTTCAAAGCCGGACAAATTCAGAGACGGCGCAATTGGCCAGTGTGGTGAATGAGCTGGTACAAACCCTGAAACAGGAACCCAAACTGGCGACTGTGAATACTTTCTTGCGAACATCGGTGCCGCAATATTTTGTTGAAGTGGATGAAGCCAAAGCCATTGCGCAAGGAGTGTCCATTGCGGATATCTATGCAACGTTGCAAAGCACTATGGGATCATTTTATGTGAATGATTTTAATCGTTCCGGACGGACCTATCGTGTGCAGCTGCAAGCTGAAGCTGCTTATCGCATGAAAGCGGAGGATTTGGGCAAGGTTTATGTGCGTTCAGAATCCGGTTCGATGATTCCTTTATCTGCACTGAGCACAGTAAAGCATATCGTGGGTGCAGAGCAATTGGAGCGATTCAACGGGCTATTGTCGGCAAAAATTATGGGAAGCGGTGCAAGCGGAGTCAGTTCCGGGGATGCGATTGCATTGGTTGAAAGTATTGCAGCCAGAACATTGCCGGAAGGTTATCAAATTGCCTGGACCGGCGCTGCATTTCAGGAAAAAAAGATGGGTTCGGCGGCAATTTTTGCGTTTAGCCTAGCCGTCGTGATGGTTTTCCTGATTCTGGCAGCGCAATTTGAAACGTGGGCACTGCCATTGGCTGTCATTATGGCGATTCCTTTCGCGATGGTGGGTGCGTTGGTGGCGATTTTGTTGCGCGATATGCCGAATGACATTTATTTTCAAATCGGAATGGTGACATTAATTGGGCTGACGGCTAAAAATGCAATTTTGCTCGTCGAATTCGCCAACCAGAGAATGAAAGAAGGTGTTGCCATAAAACAAGCAGCAATTCAGTCAGCACAATTGCGTTTCCGGCCCATTGTAATGACTTCTATGGCGTTTATTTTAGGAGTTGTTCCTTTGGTGATCGCGACCGGTGCTGGCTCAGCGGCAAGGCAATCGATGGGAACGGGCGTCTTTGGCGGAATGATCATGGCAACTTTGATTGCAACAATATTTGTGCCGTTATTTTTTTCCTGGTTTGTGAGTAAGCAGGGTCCCAAACAGCCTGGGAATAAACAATATATTCCGAAACAGCCCGCACTATCCTTCAAGCCGGTTAAAAAGATTCAGAATTAG
- the aroB gene encoding 3-dehydroquinate synthase: MQTITVDFTPSSEKRSYPIHIGHGILQQIDLIVSCLPQKRVAIVSNTTIAPLYLDKLRTALEKQGVISVSIILPDGEAHKNWETLNLIFDALLKNHCERNTAILALGGGVIGDLTGFAAATYLRGVPFIQIPTTLLAQVDSSVGGKTGINHPLGKNMIGAFYQPRMVLADSATLNTLPDRELRAGLAEIIKYGLIRDPAFFDWLERNMHRLLARDPVTLNEAIQRSCENKAEIVAADEKEEGVRALLNLGHTFGHAIENGMGYGVWLHGEAVAAGIVLAADLSRRMKLISEADVSRIRKIFLQAGLPVAAPKMPPERYLQLMMLDKKVDAGRTRFIVLNRIGEAVMRADIPPALLNETILACMSDE; encoded by the coding sequence ATGCAAACTATCACGGTAGATTTTACGCCTTCGTCAGAAAAGCGCAGCTATCCGATACATATCGGTCACGGAATCCTGCAGCAAATTGACTTGATCGTGTCTTGCCTGCCGCAAAAAAGAGTCGCTATCGTCAGCAACACAACGATTGCGCCGCTATATCTGGATAAATTGCGCACAGCATTGGAGAAACAGGGGGTTATTTCTGTTTCGATTATCCTGCCGGATGGCGAAGCGCATAAAAATTGGGAAACCTTAAATTTAATTTTTGATGCGCTGCTGAAAAATCACTGCGAGCGAAATACTGCCATTTTGGCGTTGGGTGGCGGTGTGATCGGTGATTTGACCGGATTTGCCGCGGCGACTTATTTACGGGGCGTGCCATTTATTCAGATTCCAACGACATTGCTGGCGCAGGTTGATTCCTCGGTAGGAGGTAAGACCGGTATTAACCATCCCTTAGGTAAAAACATGATCGGCGCCTTTTATCAGCCACGTATGGTATTGGCGGATAGCGCAACACTGAATACGTTACCGGATAGAGAGTTGCGCGCGGGTCTTGCTGAAATTATTAAGTATGGCTTGATTCGTGATCCAGCCTTCTTTGATTGGCTGGAGCGAAATATGCATCGCTTGTTAGCACGGGATCCGGTGACGTTGAATGAAGCGATCCAACGCAGCTGTGAGAATAAAGCTGAAATAGTCGCTGCGGATGAAAAGGAAGAAGGAGTGCGGGCTTTGCTGAATCTGGGCCATACGTTTGGACATGCCATAGAAAATGGGATGGGGTACGGTGTCTGGTTGCACGGTGAAGCAGTTGCGGCAGGAATCGTGCTGGCAGCCGATCTATCCCGGCGCATGAAGCTCATCAGCGAAGCGGATGTTAGCCGTATCCGTAAGATTTTTTTACAGGCGGGATTACCGGTTGCCGCACCCAAAATGCCGCCGGAAAGATATTTGCAATTGATGATGCTGGACAAAAAAGTGGATGCTGGCAGAACACGCTTTATTGTTCTCAATCGTATCGGTGAAGCCGTGATGCGGGCGGATATTCCACCTGCCTTATTGAACGAAACGATTTTAGCTTGTATGAGTGATGAATAA
- a CDS encoding deoxyguanosinetriphosphate triphosphohydrolase, with translation MNKRIAYAVSSDNSRGRMIPEEPPAGRSEFQRDRDRIIHSTAFRRLEYKTQVFVNHEGDLFRTRLTHSLEVAQIGRSIARNLELNEDLVEAVSLAHDLGHTPFGHAGQDVLNDCMRDYGGFEHNLQSLRVVDVLEERYAAFDGLNLCYETREGILKHVAKKNIAKLGALGERFLQQKRPSLEAQLANFADEIAYNNHDVDDGLRSGLITLNQLEEVSIFSRHLIQVKDKYPLLPERRMVYETVRSMINTLVTDLIQQSTRNIKDAGIDTLSAVHTAPPLIGFSQQIKKEQQELKKFLFDNLYRHFRVVRMNNRARHTIEKLFAAFSSEIRLLPIKYQKKFEYEGHQAIADYIAGMTDRYAIKEYQRLFSITEN, from the coding sequence ATGAATAAGCGGATTGCTTATGCGGTGTCTTCTGATAACTCACGAGGACGAATGATTCCTGAAGAACCGCCTGCCGGACGGAGTGAGTTTCAGCGTGACCGGGATCGAATCATACACTCTACAGCTTTCCGCCGCCTGGAATATAAAACGCAGGTTTTTGTCAATCATGAAGGGGACTTGTTTCGTACACGTCTGACACACAGTCTGGAGGTTGCGCAGATAGGACGTTCGATTGCAAGAAACCTGGAGTTGAATGAAGATTTGGTTGAAGCGGTTTCACTTGCCCATGATTTGGGACACACCCCATTTGGGCATGCGGGTCAGGATGTATTGAATGATTGCATGCGGGATTATGGCGGTTTTGAACATAATCTCCAATCGTTGCGGGTTGTGGATGTTCTTGAAGAACGATATGCTGCTTTTGATGGTCTCAATCTTTGCTATGAGACTCGGGAAGGAATACTCAAGCATGTGGCTAAAAAAAATATCGCAAAGCTTGGTGCATTAGGAGAACGTTTTCTGCAGCAAAAAAGGCCTTCTCTGGAAGCACAGTTAGCCAATTTTGCCGACGAAATTGCCTACAATAATCACGATGTGGATGATGGGTTACGTTCGGGTTTAATTACATTGAATCAATTGGAAGAAGTATCTATTTTTTCGCGTCATTTGATACAAGTGAAAGATAAATATCCGCTACTGCCGGAACGCCGTATGGTTTATGAAACGGTGCGCAGCATGATCAATACACTAGTAACCGATCTTATTCAGCAAAGTACCCGCAATATCAAAGATGCAGGTATTGATACGCTGTCGGCGGTGCATACAGCGCCGCCCCTGATCGGCTTTAGCCAGCAGATCAAAAAGGAACAGCAAGAATTGAAAAAATTTCTGTTCGATAACCTATACCGGCATTTTCGTGTAGTACGTATGAATAACAGAGCACGTCATACAATTGAAAAGTTATTTGCAGCTTTCAGTTCTGAGATACGACTGTTGCCTATCAAATATCAGAAAAAATTTGAGTACGAAGGACACCAGGCGATCGCTGACTATATTGCTGGGATGACGGACCGGTATGCGATTAAAGAGTATCAACGCTTATTTTCTATTACAGAAAATTAA